Proteins found in one Synechococcus sp. LA31 genomic segment:
- a CDS encoding SDR family NAD(P)-dependent oxidoreductase — MTTTNPYALETLSNLLKGKVIVVTGGNSGIGKSIVEVVARLGAKVVIDYRSHPEATEAIEEEIGELGGSCCGVQADVSNLDDLQRLVQEAVNRYGRLDVMVNNAGIETRTSILDTTPEDFDKVLNVNLRGVFFATQYAAKQMIAQGSGGRIINISSVHEDWPMPNNTPYCVAKGGVRMLTRTAGVELASQGVSIVNVGPGAVATPINDSTMNNPELLSKLNAAIPMGRMAQPEEIAKVVAFLASDAASYITATSIFADGGIMQSSPGL; from the coding sequence ATGACCACCACCAATCCCTACGCCCTTGAGACCCTCTCCAACCTGCTCAAGGGCAAGGTGATCGTCGTGACCGGTGGCAACAGCGGTATCGGTAAATCGATTGTGGAAGTGGTGGCGCGCCTTGGCGCCAAGGTTGTGATCGACTACCGCTCCCACCCCGAGGCCACCGAGGCGATTGAAGAGGAGATCGGTGAGCTGGGCGGTAGCTGCTGCGGCGTGCAGGCCGATGTGTCGAACCTCGACGACCTACAGCGCCTGGTGCAGGAAGCGGTCAATCGCTACGGCCGTCTCGATGTGATGGTGAACAACGCTGGTATCGAAACCCGCACCTCGATCCTCGACACCACGCCTGAGGATTTCGACAAGGTGCTGAATGTGAACCTGCGCGGTGTGTTCTTTGCCACGCAGTACGCCGCCAAGCAGATGATCGCCCAGGGCAGCGGCGGCCGCATCATCAACATCTCCTCGGTGCATGAAGACTGGCCGATGCCAAACAACACGCCCTATTGCGTGGCGAAAGGTGGTGTTCGCATGCTCACCCGTACCGCCGGTGTGGAATTGGCTTCCCAAGGCGTGTCGATCGTGAATGTGGGCCCAGGTGCAGTGGCCACTCCGATCAACGACTCCACGATGAACAATCCAGAGCTGCTTTCCAAGCTCAACGCTGCCATCCCCATGGGGCGCATGGCCCAGCCTGAAGAGATCGCCAAGGTGGTGGCCTTCCTGGCCAGTGATGCCGCCAGCTACATCACCGCCACCAGCATCTTTGCCGACGGCGGCATCATGCAGAGCAGCCCTGGTCTGTGA
- a CDS encoding chloride channel protein: protein MTQLKALIRRLLQLGILGLFVGLLCWPFNLLDRWGDQLLELLPAFSGTPWRPLTLLLALAPLLVLPLLLVLQSRSFSRGKGSGIPQAMTSIEHPDQAGSLLGLVPTVQRLLLWGLATLSLMPLGREGPVVQVGATAAYWLRRRFPGWLRELNHADLLAVAGGAGLAGGFNTPLLGVVFVAEEFMGTFSVGLIWPALVIGALAAAFSSVVGQPEFALGMVGVAPSELSQLAWALPIGALAGGLGALFARLLLDATRRWRRIVQQQPLRFGLLLGGVLSVFLLISGGAAGCDGELLMTHMIEGGSPTNFLLPGLFGDLLTLVLRVVGPILALGAGIPGGLIDPSFTFGAVLGHSLGDTAMAAQLGLTLGMVAGLAGATQLPVLAVLFGVRMAGDQQLLPGLLLAAVIAAYVSRLVVAKPVYHALKDLADQPMPAAEPAL, encoded by the coding sequence ATGACGCAATTGAAGGCATTGATCCGGCGGCTGCTCCAGCTCGGGATCCTGGGTTTGTTTGTTGGTCTGCTCTGCTGGCCGTTCAACCTCTTGGATCGTTGGGGCGATCAGCTGCTCGAGCTGTTGCCAGCGTTCAGTGGCACCCCCTGGCGTCCGCTCACGCTGTTGCTTGCACTAGCCCCTCTGCTGGTGCTGCCTCTGCTGCTGGTGCTTCAGAGCAGATCGTTCAGTCGCGGTAAGGGGTCGGGTATACCCCAGGCGATGACCAGCATTGAGCATCCCGACCAGGCTGGATCGCTTTTGGGGCTAGTGCCCACTGTGCAGCGGTTGCTGTTGTGGGGCCTGGCCACCCTCAGCCTGATGCCCTTGGGGCGGGAGGGTCCGGTGGTGCAGGTGGGTGCGACAGCGGCTTATTGGTTGCGGCGCCGCTTTCCTGGTTGGCTGCGTGAGTTGAACCACGCAGATCTGCTTGCGGTGGCTGGTGGTGCAGGCCTGGCCGGAGGTTTCAACACCCCGCTGCTGGGGGTGGTGTTTGTGGCGGAGGAGTTTATGGGCACCTTCTCGGTGGGGTTGATCTGGCCAGCTCTGGTGATCGGGGCTTTGGCCGCAGCCTTCAGCAGCGTGGTGGGCCAGCCCGAATTTGCTCTGGGCATGGTGGGCGTCGCTCCCTCTGAATTGAGCCAGCTGGCCTGGGCCCTGCCGATCGGTGCTCTGGCGGGAGGGCTTGGCGCTCTCTTCGCGCGTTTGCTCCTGGACGCCACGCGCCGCTGGCGCCGCATCGTTCAGCAGCAACCACTGCGCTTCGGGTTGCTGCTGGGGGGGGTGCTCAGTGTGTTTCTGCTGATCAGCGGAGGTGCCGCCGGCTGTGACGGAGAGCTCTTGATGACCCACATGATCGAGGGCGGCTCACCCACGAATTTCCTGCTGCCAGGGCTGTTTGGTGATCTGCTCACCCTTGTGCTGCGGGTGGTTGGGCCCATCCTGGCCCTGGGTGCAGGCATCCCCGGCGGCCTGATCGACCCTTCCTTCACCTTCGGTGCTGTTCTGGGCCACAGCCTGGGAGATACCGCCATGGCCGCTCAGCTCGGCCTCACCCTCGGGATGGTGGCTGGATTGGCCGGGGCCACCCAGTTGCCCGTGCTGGCCGTGCTCTTCGGTGTGCGCATGGCCGGTGATCAGCAGCTCTTGCCCGGATTGTTGTTGGCGGCCGTGATCGCGGCTTATGTGAGCCGGCTGGTGGTGGCCAAGCCGGTGTATCACGCCCTCAAAGATCTGGCCGATCAGCCGATGCCAGCTGCTGAGCCCGCTCTATGA